The following coding sequences lie in one Acipenser ruthenus chromosome 47, fAciRut3.2 maternal haplotype, whole genome shotgun sequence genomic window:
- the LOC131721025 gene encoding colorectal mutant cancer protein-like, producing MDSADAGGEKGEADLEAASGEGCLAVHRIGEPPKCKQDPRDAGSDPPGLDLLQYDQDIDSLLRMVAELNGKIGGLQGPASAKEGDAVPLKEMPGVQSPEPQCSPLEDGGPPSSTETPGQGGSTELWTEVQRLLDALDSSINSRRARAVPCTFQDSDSHIEHLTAAWETWVHVTQVLDDMETELGIPSVPGLPPEERSCLQREVLASRQGNRDLRTTLQQREQEIHRSKVMLSSLQEERDRLKNKVISLQCSLQAVGSVPLPPSGIMSPPCLASPPCPGSPVPLPALGSGGERPTPATPTVLVFENGIEQLHRCIERLRSRNDRLSAALERRKGESERLSMLLGKHESSNTALQLALRYSEDSVEAYSELWSLCEARSAALLETRGAAEPTACPDSAERSPETGESSHSAAEGAVEQTLAAQSGRDRDSALRERILQLRKDLEAVQIPVLEPGAGETGGKDTDTLPGHRDPKPGNTPSPKRGKTALLQELVNVREEMAELREEIRLAEKERRSLEWTLAAHKTQETASRLILESLRAELEEEEAGIQIPPEWAAPAAPSVGVPGPQNEPILQEIQAALGRELALSKRVSALRGSLEVVLTDSATRRRQSAEITAQLAREHSRATAAYQSSRMKYREQLCRLERQIVVMSQRHSAQIGGLQGALQALEWRRAETTL from the exons ATGGACTCTGCAGACGCAGGTGGGGAGAAGGGCGAGGCTGATCTGGAAGCTGCCTCGGGTGAG GGCTGCTTGGCAGTGCACAGAATAGGGGAGCCCCCGAAATGCAAGCAGGATCCCCGAGACGCAGGCAGTGACCCCCCTGGTCTGGACCTGCTTCAGTACGATCAGGATATTGACTCGTTGCTGAGGATGGTCGCTGAGCTCAATGGGAAGATTGGGGGGCTACAGGGACCAGCCAG TGCCAAAGAGGGTGATGCCGTCCCCCTTAAAGAGATGCCCGGTGTTCAGAGCCCAGAGCCTCAGTGTAGCCCCCTAGAAGATGGAGGTCCACCAAGCAGCACAGAGACTCCAGGGCAAG GAGGCAGCACTGAGCTGTGGACGGAGGTGCAGAGGTTACTGGACGCCCTGGACAGCTCCATCAACAGCAGAAGGGCCAGGGCTGTCCCCTGCACGTTCCAGGACAGTGACAGTCACATCGAGCACCTCACAGCAGCCTGGGAAACCTGGGTCCACGTCACACAG GTGCTTGATGACATGGAAACAGAGTTGGGGATCCCCTCTGTCCCGGGGCTCCCCCCCGAGGAGCGCAGCTGCCTCCAGAGGGAAGTCCTCGCCTCCCGCCAGGGGAACCGCGACCTCCGCACGACCCTGCAGCAGCGGGAGCAGGAGATTCACAGGTCGAAGGTCATGCTGAGCAGCCTGCAGGAGGAGCGTGACAGACTCAAAAATaag GTAATCTCTCTCCAGTGCAGCCTGCAGGCAGTGGGCAGTGTGCCCCTCCCTCCCAGTGGAATCATGAGCCCCCCTTGCCTGGCCTCACCCCCTTGCCCTGGCTCTCCTGTGCCCCTCCCTGCCCTGGGCAGCGGAGGTGAGAGACCCACTCCAGCCACACCCACAGTCCTTGTCTTTGAGAACGGAATTGAGCAGCTGCACAG GTGCATCGAGAGGCTGAGGTCTCGAAACGATCGTCTCTCTGCAGCGCTGGAGAGAAGGAAGGGGGAGTCGGAGCGGCTCAGCATGTTACTGGGCAAACACGAGTCCAGCAACACAGCCCTGCAACTGGCTCTGAGATACAG TGAGGACTCTGTGGAAGCCTACAGCGAGCTGTGGTCTCTGTGTGAAGCCAGGAGCGCCGCCCTGCTGGAGACAAGAGGGGCTGCAG AGCCGACTGCTTGCCCTGACTCTGCTGAGAGAAGCCCAGAGACCGGAGAGTCCTCTCACTCAGCAGCAGAGGGCGCCGTGGAGCAAACCCTTGCAGCACAGAGCGG GCGGGATCGTGACAGTGCGCTCCGGGAGAGAATCCTGCAGCTCAGGAAGGACCTGGAGGCCGTGCAGATTCCTGTCCTTGAGCCAGGCGCTGGGGAGACGGGGGGCAAGGACACAGACACCCTGCCTGGACACAGAGACCCAAAGCCAGGCAACACACCCAGCCCCAAGAGGGGGAAAACAGCCCTGCTCCAGGAGCTTGTCAACGTCAGG gaggagatggccgagctGAGGGAAGAGATCAGGCTGGCGGAGAAGGAGAGGAGGAGTCTGGAGTGGACCCTGGCTGCTCACAAGACACAGGAAACAGCCAGCAGACTGATACTGGAGAGCCTCCGGgcagagctggaggaggaggaggcagggaTACAG ATCCCCCCAGAGTGGGCGGCTCCAGCAGCCCCTAGTGTGGGGGTCCCGGGACCCCAAAACGAGCCAATCCTGCAAGAGATTCAGGCAGCACTGGGACG GGAGCTGGCTCTGAGTAAGCGGGTGTCTGCTCTGCGCGGCTCTTTGGAGGTGGTTCTGACGGACAGCGCCACCCGCAGGAGACAGAGTGCAGAGATCACCGCCCAGCTGGCCAGGGAGCACAG TAGAGCGACAGCAGCCTACCAGAGCTCCCGGATGAAGTACCGTGAGCAGCTGTGCCGTCTGGAGCGTCAGATcgtggtgatgtcacagaggCATAGCGCCCAGATCGGCGGACTGCAGGGGGCGCTGCAGGCCCTGGAGTGGAGGCGAGCCGAGACCACACTCTGA